One Bos indicus x Bos taurus breed Angus x Brahman F1 hybrid chromosome 6, Bos_hybrid_MaternalHap_v2.0, whole genome shotgun sequence genomic window carries:
- the FGFRL1 gene encoding fibroblast growth factor receptor-like 1 has product MTPSPALVLPLLLLLGALPPAAAARGPPRMADKVVPRQVARLGRTVRLQCPVEGDPPPLTMWTKDGRTIHGGWSRFRVLPQGLKVKEVEPEDAGAYVCKATNGFGSLSVNYTLIVMDDTSPGRESPGHDSSSGGQEDPASKQWARPRFTQPSKMRRRVIARPVGSSVRLKCVASGHPRPDIMWMKDDQALTRPEAGEHRKKKWTLSLKNLRPEDSGRYTCRVSNRAGAINATYKVDVIQRTRSKPVLTGTHPVNTTVDFGGTTSFQCKVRSDVKPVIQWLKRVEYGAEGRYNSTIDVGGQKFVVLPTGDVWSRPDGSYLNKLLITRARQDDAGMYICLGANTMGYSFRSAFLTVLPDPKPPGPPVAPSSSTTSLPWPVVIGIPAGAVFIVGTVVLWLCQAKKKPCAPAPAPPAPAHRPPATARDRGGDKDLPAPATVGSGPGVGLCEELGPPAAPQHLLGPGSATGPKLYPKLYTDTHTHTHSHTHSHVEGKVHQHQHTHYHC; this is encoded by the exons GGCCCCCGAGGATGGCGGACAAGGTGGTCCCGAGGCAGGTGGCCCGGCTGGGCCGCACGGTTCGGCTGCAGTGCCCCGTGGAGGGGGACCCGCCGCCACTGACCATGTGGACCAAGGACGGCCGGACAATCCACGGTGGCTGGAGCCGCTTCCGCGTGCTGCCCCAAGggctgaaggtgaaagaggtggAACCGGAGGACGCTGGTGCCTACGTGTGCAAGGCCACCAACGGCTTCGGGAGCCTCAGCGTCAACTACACGCTCATAGTGATGG ATGACACCAGTCCAGGAAGGGAGAGCCCCGGGCACGACAGCTCCTCTGGGGGCCAGGAAGACCCAGCCAGCAAGCAGTGGG cGCGGCCCCGCTTCACGCAGCCCTCCAAGATGAGGCGCCGCGTGATTGCGCGGCCCGTGGGCAGCTCCGTGCGGCTCAAGTGCGTGGCCAGCGGGCACCCGCGGCCCGACATCATGTGGATGAAGGATGACCAGGCCTTGACCCGCCCGGAGGCTGGCGAGCACAGGAAGAAGAAGTGGACGCTGAGCCTGAAGAACCTGCGCCCGGAGGACAGCGGCAGGTACACGTGCCGCGTGTCAAACCGCGCAGGCGCCATCAACGCCACCTACAAGGTGGACGTGATCC AGCGGACGCGCTCCAAGCCTGTGCTCACGGGCACGCACCCCGTGAACACGACGGTGGACTTCGGGGGCACGACATCCTTCCAGTGCAAAGTGCGCAGCGACGTGAAGCCGGTGATCCAGTGGCTGAAGCGCGTGGAGTACGGCGCCGAAGGCCGCTACAACTCCACCATCGACGTGGGCGGCCAGAAGTTCGTAGTGCTGCCCACCGGCGACGTGTGGTCGCGGCCTGACGGCTCCTACCTCAACAAGCTGCTCATCACGCGTGCACGCCAGGATGACGCGGGCATGTACATCTGCCTGGGTGCCAACACCATGGGCTACAGCTTCCGCAGCGCCTTCCTGACAGTGCTGCCCG ACCCAAAGCCACCAGGGCCGCCCGTGGCCCCCTCGTCCTCCACCACCAGCCTGCCGTGGCCGGTGGTCATCGGCATCCCGGCCGGCGCAGTCTTCATCGTGGGCACCGTGGTCCTGTGGCTCTGCCAGGCCAAGAAGAAGCCGtgcgccccggccccggcccccccGGCGCCTGCACATCGCCCGCCCGCCACAGCCCGCGACCGCGGCGGGGATAAGGACCTGCCCGCCCCCGCCACCGTGGGCTCCGGCCCCGGAGTGGGGCTGTGTGAGGAGCTTGGGCCCCCGGCCGCCCCCCAGCACCTGCTGGGCCCCGGCTCGGCCACTGGCCCCAAGCTTTACCCCAAACTCTACACagacacgcacacgcacacacactcacacacacactcacatgtggAGGGCAAAGTCCACCAGCACCAGCACACCCACTACCACTGCTAG